A stretch of DNA from Caldalkalibacillus uzonensis:
TATTCCCACATTCGGTGATCATAATGTGATCAATGCATTGTTTGCCATCGCTGTTGCCCACCAACTCCACTTTACACCCGCCGAAATGAGAAAAGGATTAAAAAAATTCAAAAACCCAGCCAGAAGGTTAGATGTGATTCCATTACCCCATCAATCCCTTCTGATTGATGATACTTTTAATGCGAACCCCCAATCGGTAAAAGCAGCGTCAGATGTACTCGTCAGACTAGGCAAAGGCAAAAAGAAAATTGTCGTATTGGGAAGCATGTTAGAGTTAGGTCAGTATTCAAAGAAAGGTCACAAAGAAGTTGGGCGTTATTTAGCCAAAAAGGGTATTGATGCGATTTACACCTATGGCAAAAAAGCCAAATGGATTGGGGAAGCGGCTATTAAAAAAGGGTTTCCAGCTCAAAACGTCCATCATTTCACAAATCGCCAGCATTTACACAACATGTTAGCAAAGCATTTCCAGCCTGATAGTGCCATTCTAGTCAAAGGATCTCACGCTATGAAAATGTATAAAACCGCCGAATTTCTTGCTGAATATAGCCTTCGTTTTTCCAGCACCAAATAAGTATGCCAAGGTCCTTCGTGATTTTTTAAAAACAGTTCATGAGGAGGTTGCTATGATGAAGCCCCTTATTCCCAATATACCTGCTATAGCAATCACCGGTAGTGCTGGGAAAACAACGACCAGAGAATTTGTTGCCTCGATACTGCAAACAAAATGGAAGATTCTTAAAGCAAGCAAAAGCAGAAATAAGAACCAACCCCAACACACTAAACAATACGTCCAACATCTAAAACCCTCTCACCAGGCTATGATCTTAGAAATAGGATTGGGGCGGAAAAGAGGAAAAAGTCATTTCCGGTATATACAGCCGAATATGGGGGTGATTACAAATATAGGCACAGCCCACTACGGCAAGCTTGGAAACAGTTTAAAATCAATAGCGAAATCCAAATCTTTATTAATCAAATATATGAACCCCAAGGGTACATTGTTCATCAACAATGATGATCAGAACTCAAAATTGTTAGAAACTCATCACTTTAAAGGGAAAATCGTCACAGTAGGAATCAAAAACAAAGCCGACTATCAAGCCAGTCATATCAAGTATTTGGATAATGGCATGAGTTTTCAAGTGGCCTTAGATAATCAAAAGGAGACATTCTTTATTCCCACTTTTGGTGATCATAATGTGATCAATGCATTGTTTGCCATCGCTGTTGCCCACCAACTCCACTTTACACCCGCCGAAATGAGAAAAGGATTAAAAAAATTCAAAAGCCCAGCCAGAAGGTTAAATGTAATTCCGCTCCCTAATCAATCCCTTCTGATTGATGATACTTTTAATGCGAACCCCCAATCGGTAAAAGCAGCGTCAGATGTACTCGTCAGACTAGGCAAAGGCAAAAAGAAAATTGTCGTATTGGGAAGCATGTTAGAGTTAGGTCAGTATTCAAAGAAAGGTCACAAAGAAGTTGGGTGTTATTTAGCCAAAAAGGATATTGATGCGATTTACACCTATGGCCAAAAAGCCAAATGGATTGGGGAAGCGGCTATTAAAAATGGATTTCCAGCTCAAAACGTCCATCACTTCACAAATCGCCAGCATTTACACAACATGTTAAAAAAGAACTTTCCTCATAGTGCTATTCTAGTCAAAGGATCTCACGCTATGAAAATGTATATCACCTCCGAATTTCTTGCTGAATATAGCCTTCGTTTGTCCAGCACTAAATAAGTGTGATCATAACAAAAAGCCACTATTCATAAGTGACTTTTTGAAATACGTCCTATTAAAGTCAGCTCCTGTCCACCTCTTCGTTTGCGTG
This window harbors:
- a CDS encoding UDP-N-acetylmuramoyl-tripeptide--D-alanyl-D-alanine ligase gives rise to the protein MKPLIPNIPAIAITGSAGKSTTQAFIYSILSTKWKRILKTTKNLNLPSHTNQKVKRLKPSHQAVILEMAFGREAGKRHFRYIQPNMGVITNIGTAHYGKLGNSLESIAKSKSLLIKYMNPKGTLFINNDDQNSKLLETHHFKGKIVTVGIKNKADYQASHIKYLDNGMRFKVALDNQKETFFIPTFGDHNVINALFAIAVAHQLHFTPAEMRKGLKKFKNPARRLDVIPLPHQSLLIDDTFNANPQSVKAASDVLVRLGKGKKKIVVLGSMLELGQYSKKGHKEVGRYLAKKGIDAIYTYGKKAKWIGEAAIKKGFPAQNVHHFTNRQHLHNMLAKHFQPDSAILVKGSHAMKMYKTAEFLAEYSLRFSSTK
- a CDS encoding UDP-N-acetylmuramoyl-tripeptide--D-alanyl-D-alanine ligase; the protein is MKPLIPNIPAIAITGSAGKTTTREFVASILQTKWKILKASKSRNKNQPQHTKQYVQHLKPSHQAMILEIGLGRKRGKSHFRYIQPNMGVITNIGTAHYGKLGNSLKSIAKSKSLLIKYMNPKGTLFINNDDQNSKLLETHHFKGKIVTVGIKNKADYQASHIKYLDNGMSFQVALDNQKETFFIPTFGDHNVINALFAIAVAHQLHFTPAEMRKGLKKFKSPARRLNVIPLPNQSLLIDDTFNANPQSVKAASDVLVRLGKGKKKIVVLGSMLELGQYSKKGHKEVGCYLAKKDIDAIYTYGQKAKWIGEAAIKNGFPAQNVHHFTNRQHLHNMLKKNFPHSAILVKGSHAMKMYITSEFLAEYSLRLSSTK